The following are from one region of the Heterodontus francisci isolate sHetFra1 chromosome 34, sHetFra1.hap1, whole genome shotgun sequence genome:
- the LOC137348879 gene encoding probable G-protein coupled receptor 139 → MHTPTNHPVFAVLYPVLAALGVPVNLLAIAILSRGRCGLSRCISRYLVSMAVTDLLAIVTGVILNRISGIYLLRSFLFITPVCCLSNALVYAARDCSVWLTVTFTFDRFVAICCQKLKSKYCTKKTATRVIAIVCTLGCLKNIPWYFVYKPLYITNNVPWYCSIKLIFYSSLVWTTFHWSDCILTPCIPFLLILLLNALTVRHILVASRARRRLRAHGNGKIQSDPEMEKRRKSIVLLFSISGSFILLWKVYVVQFLYVRITNDYYFTGSNFNDQRFIMLESGNVLQLLSCCINTFIYTVTQSKFREELQNGIKYSLRLFVKQDQ, encoded by the exons ATGCATACACCGACAAATCATCCAGTCTTTGCCGTCCTCTACCCAGTTCTTGCAGCTCTTGGCGTTCCAG TTAATTTATTGGCGATTGCGATCTTGTCTCGAGGAAGGTGTGGTCTGTCCAGATGTATCTCTCGGTATCTGGTGTCCATGGCGGTAACGGATCTCCTGGCGATTGTCACTGGAGTAATATTAAATCGGATTAGTGGTATTTATCTTCTCCGCAGTTTCTTATTCATCACTCCAGTGTGTTGCCTCAGTAATGCGCTGGTTTATGCAGctagagactgttctgtctggttaacagtcacttttacctttgatcgatttgtggccatttgctgccaaaagctgaaatcaaaatactgcaccaagaaaactgccacAAGAGTTATAGCAATCGTTTGTACCCTGGGCTGTTTAAAAAATATTCCGTGGTACTTTGTATATAAACCTTTGTACATAACTAACAACGTGCCATGGTACTGCAGCATCAAATTAATATTTTACTCTTCACTCGTATGGACAACGTTTCACTGGAGTGACTGTATTTTAACCCCATGTATCCCATTCctcctgattttactgctcaatgctctgaccgtcAGACATATTCTAGTGGCCAGTAGAGCCCGGAGGAGACTCCGAGCCCATGGCAATGGAAAGATTcaaagtgacccagagatggagaagcggagaaagtccattgttttactcttcTCCATTTCGGGTAGTTTCATCCTGTTATGGAAGGTCTATGTTGTTCAATTTCTATACGTTAGAATCACAAATGATTATTATTTTACGGGTTCGAATTTCAATGACCAGAGATTTATTATGCTGGAAAGTGGAAATgttcttcagctcctgagttgctgcattaACACTTTTATTTATACagtgacccagagtaaattcagagaggagttacaAAATGGCATTAAGTATTCGCTCAGACTATTTGTTAAGCAGGATCAATAA